One region of Streptomyces sp. CG4 genomic DNA includes:
- a CDS encoding RNA polymerase sigma factor, producing MLGDDAELTAAVRAAQDGDEAAFRTVYRAVQPRLLGYVRTLVGDPDAEDVASEAWLQIARDLDRFSGDADRFRGWAARIARNRALDHIRMRGRRPVIGGDETELTGRAAESDTAGEAIEALATDGALSLIARLPQDQAEAVVLRVVVGLDAKTAAETLGKRAGAVRTAAHRGLKRLAELLGDDPESAGVLDALPPQREPRGRAVSSATVTDTRARTQKDM from the coding sequence GTGCTGGGGGACGACGCGGAGCTGACCGCCGCGGTGCGTGCGGCCCAGGACGGAGACGAGGCCGCATTTCGTACGGTGTATCGCGCCGTGCAACCGCGGCTGCTCGGGTATGTCCGCACGCTGGTCGGTGATCCGGACGCCGAGGACGTCGCGTCCGAGGCCTGGTTGCAGATCGCCCGCGACCTCGACCGGTTCAGCGGAGACGCCGACCGCTTCCGTGGCTGGGCCGCCCGGATCGCCCGTAACCGCGCCCTGGACCACATACGGATGCGCGGCCGCCGCCCCGTCATAGGCGGCGACGAGACGGAGCTGACCGGCCGGGCCGCCGAGTCCGACACGGCCGGCGAGGCCATCGAGGCCCTGGCCACCGACGGCGCCCTCTCCCTCATCGCGCGGCTCCCGCAGGACCAGGCCGAGGCGGTCGTCCTGCGCGTGGTGGTCGGCCTCGATGCCAAGACCGCCGCCGAGACCCTCGGCAAACGCGCCGGTGCCGTACGCACCGCGGCGCACCGCGGCCTGAAACGCCTGGCAGAGCTGCTCGGCGACGATCCGGAATCGGCGGGCGTGCTGGATGCGCTCCCACCCCAGAGAGAACCGCGCGGTCGCGCGGTGTCGTCCGCGACTGTGACGGATACGCGTGCGCGGACGCAGAAGGACATGTGA
- a CDS encoding family 1 glycosylhydrolase → MTTPTAGLVRFPAGFRWGSSSSATQTQGATPADNWWGWEQAGKAPASGDGNGFGDRYAADFALLADWGFGDYRLSLDWARLEPQPGRHDARAIEHYRHILQAGRRSGLSLWVCLLHTALPKWFAADGGFLAPSAHATWARHVDFIGETFGDLADGWMPVNNPFSYALKGYLAGTFPPGHTSRDEFRTVLRAIHQADFEAALRLRQGGRPTATNESLAVPHPADDSAAAAAATADLDAAVWDSWLSLARTPRYESAFDLYGFSYYYNPAITAEGKIIPYPAGEPVGPQGYVVWPEGLGQVLTRLRTELPGKRYLVAEIGYGGDDDTQRIAYLTAALRQVADALAGGMDIAGVHLWTAVDNYEWLNGFSVPFGLFDHNREPRPSATAIQALMRA, encoded by the coding sequence TTGACGACGCCCACCGCAGGCCTTGTGCGCTTCCCCGCCGGGTTCCGCTGGGGCTCCTCCAGCTCGGCCACCCAGACCCAGGGTGCGACTCCGGCAGACAACTGGTGGGGCTGGGAGCAAGCCGGCAAGGCGCCCGCCAGCGGCGACGGAAACGGCTTCGGCGACCGGTACGCGGCCGACTTCGCCCTGCTGGCCGACTGGGGATTCGGCGACTACCGGCTGTCGCTGGACTGGGCTCGGCTCGAACCGCAACCAGGCCGGCACGACGCCCGGGCCATCGAGCACTACCGGCACATCCTGCAGGCCGGCCGCCGGTCGGGGCTGAGCCTATGGGTCTGTCTCCTGCATACCGCCCTGCCGAAGTGGTTCGCCGCCGACGGCGGATTCCTCGCTCCCTCGGCCCACGCCACGTGGGCCCGCCACGTCGACTTCATCGGCGAGACCTTCGGCGACCTGGCCGACGGCTGGATGCCGGTCAACAACCCCTTCAGCTACGCGCTCAAGGGCTACCTGGCCGGCACGTTCCCGCCGGGACACACTTCGCGCGACGAGTTCCGCACGGTCCTTCGGGCCATCCACCAGGCCGACTTCGAGGCGGCCCTGCGCCTGCGCCAGGGCGGTCGGCCCACCGCCACGAACGAGTCGCTGGCCGTGCCGCACCCGGCCGACGACAGCGCGGCCGCCGCGGCGGCGACGGCCGATCTGGATGCGGCCGTGTGGGACTCGTGGCTCTCCCTCGCACGCACGCCGCGGTACGAAAGCGCATTCGATCTCTACGGCTTCAGCTACTACTACAACCCGGCCATCACCGCCGAGGGGAAGATCATCCCCTATCCGGCCGGTGAACCGGTCGGCCCGCAAGGCTACGTCGTCTGGCCGGAGGGCTTGGGCCAGGTCCTCACCCGCCTGCGCACAGAACTGCCGGGCAAGCGCTACCTGGTGGCCGAGATCGGCTACGGCGGTGACGACGACACCCAGCGCATCGCCTACCTGACCGCCGCGCTTCGCCAGGTCGCCGATGCGCTCGCCGGCGGTATGGACATCGCCGGCGTCCACCTGTGGACAGCGGTGGACAACTACGAGTGGCTGAACGGATTCTCCGTCCCCTTCGGGCTGTTCGACCACAACCGCGAGCCTCGCCCCAGCGCCACCGCCATCCAGGCTCTGATGCGGGCCTAG